Below is a genomic region from Henckelia pumila isolate YLH828 chromosome 3, ASM3356847v2, whole genome shotgun sequence.
CTTCTGTTCAGTGTGGAACTTGTTCGATGCCTAAACCTCATATCActtataatgataataatataatGAAAGGAGATCCAAGGATTCGTTTGCATCCTCTGAGGTCAATTATCAATGAAGAACACGAACATAATAACTCTCGTGATGATATGGTGGACGAATCTGACATGCGTGAAGACTCGGAAGAACTGGATGCTTTGCTATATTCAGATAGCGACAGTGATTTTtccgaagaagatgaagaaacaAGCACTGGCCATTCACCTAGTACGATGACCGATAATGGTACACAGGATTTTGTTGAAGAAACAGGCGAAGAGGTTGATAACTTTGCTGGGCCAAATAAAAGGCAGAAACTTTTGGATGAATTTTATGGTGCCACATTGCAAAAGAAAACTCGAAGCTCTGTGAAAACCAATGGATTTTCTGGTTTGGAAGTTGATGCAGAGTCAACTTGTCGCAACGGCAATTGGCCATGTAAAGAAGTTCTTACTTCTTTGTCTGGTACCAAAAGGAAAGAAAGAATACAGGAGACATTGAGTGTTATGCAGAACATTTTCCCGAGTTTAAATGGTAAAGGTGCAATTGATGCTATTGATGAAGCAATTCATTACTTGAGATCCTTGAAGATGAAAGCCAAAGCGTTAGGgcttgactctatttaaacttcTAATCATAGTTTGCCTCGTCGGGACGAATAAATTTTAGGTTGGGCAGTATATTTAGTCAAGGTGATTGTAGCTCAGACGTGCATATACATACGCAATGATCTTTCAAGATAAAGCTAGGGGGAAGTAGTTGAGACAGGACCATAAATGGTTAGCCTGATGTCTCCCCGTTATACTCTTCCAAGAATGAGTTTTAGAACACAAAAATTTTGTTTTCGAATATTTCATATGATTCTATCCTGCCTACGGAAAGAGGACGAAGATACGTGCTAGAAAGTAACATCAATAATGCTTCTTGTGATTGATTAATATTTGTCGAAGGCTTCTTCAGTCAGTTGGACTTGAGAGAGTGCATGCATGGTGCAGAGGTCCCAAACTTATTCTTCTTGCCACTCTCTGTGGCTTTGATGCATTACAGCCTGTCAAGCATGGCGGAAGTTTACATCATTGTCTTTAGTTGGGTTATTTCACATGTTTCAAGAAGCTTTTCCATTTGGGGATCGGTAGCCGTAAGATCATAGAAGCAGTGACATTTGGGGATCAGTGGACGTAAGATCATAGAAGCAGTGACATGATACCATCCAGAGTTTGGCCTCTTGACCATGCAGATAGCTCGAAAGCGCCAAATTTAGTTGGATTCATTGTTTTGCTTTGATGTTTTATGTAGTTTGTATGATTTGTGTGGGTGTTGTTTTTGATTAGTGTGGCTTCAAAATGTATTAATGCATTTGCATGTTTGTTCAACAATGTTGTTTTGATCCGAGGTTTTGAATtcttgtgtgtgtatatatatatatatatatatatctatgtaTATAGAATTGATCACGTATGGTGGATATCTATCTGAGCACTGTTAAGGTGGATGGCTCCTCAGTCATGTGTTGAGGTGGATGCCGCCTCAGCCATGTGTTGTTACATTAAGACGTCCATTCTCTAAACCAACTTCGTTTCTTTTGGTGCAAATTGCAGGATCATGTGATTTCCAAGGGAAAAAAGGGGGACAGGATGCACTAGAGCCTCTGCATCAGATGTTAATATATGCAAAAAACATCCTAAGATCTAGGCAAAATTGGGGGCCAACCAAATTTCAGACAATCATAACTTGAACTTGGTAAGATCCTTACTTTTCAAATGTCAGGAGCAAACAAACTCGACTATGAGTCAAAAGGTTTATCTCACAAATTTATCCTCATCTCCGGCAACACAAAGTAGATTGAGAAGTCTCACCATCTCGTATTgttgaagaaataaaaatttaagtTGTCTTTTTTGTTCCGAAAAATACCAATATAATCGAACTAGATACAATGCTATGGGAAGTATTCGATGACAATGACAGAACGAGGCAGGTTTAATAAACTTTATATTTTACCGCAGTTTGTGTAATGAAGTATACAGATGACgattgaaaataaatatatacacaGATGATAAAACAATTCCATAACATGTagcttaaattttaaaattgaaagggAAAAAAGGTCCCTACGAAACAAATAATCAAATTATGGGAAAATTCCGGAAAAATCGCCAAAGTAATTTTCACTTGTTGTTCAGTCCCTGCATCATAGTTTGTAATTTTTCAGTCCCTACTACACATAATTTGTTAGTTTGAGCTCTCTCTTGGACACAAGATTACCATGTTAATCTTAAATATATCTTAAAAGTCAATAATAcccttatatatttattattaaatagaAGAACATTAATTTCCTCAATTTCAAATGGCTGCACGTGACGAGagcaatatttaattttaaataatggtGCATTAGTTTTCTACAATTTTTTggatttgattatttatgattttttttaaaaaaaaattgttttttttttgttgtttaattCTTAGTTACATTTTGAACCCAAATGTAAATTTTGTTGAGATATTCgagaatttaaattttaatattagatTTAGAGgtgatcaaatatttttatttgtttatttcttATTATATCATTATTTATCTACCTAATATTTCATGAGATATTAATTATCATTGTAAATAAATGATCACTAATTTACAGGTTATATAAAAAtttctaataaaataaaatatttaatcgaGTTATAATCATTTCGATCAAAATAATACATCCATTTTTATATGAAAACAACCATTTTTAAAAATGTTACTAATCTTACTACACATGACAATtttgtttcaaattttttagaaaaaccGACCAAACAACACCGTGATTTGGTGTAAACTGAAATTTGAGCACAAATCGGTTACAATTTATAAGAAATTACGTCATATTCAAACATTATTTATAAACAACTGAGTGGTGTAAACACAATTAAGGTAAGTATTTGACAAGTAAAATTAAACACTCGttggatataaattttaaataataatcacCATTTCCCAATGCATGATTCAACATTATTTTTCTAAAACTTTGATACCGAGACATGATAAAGTGATGGACTCGTGGAACTGAAATTAGAAAAAGAAATTGGTGATAATGTATAACAAATTTATCACCATCAatcaatatttaattattattattttaaataatttagtaTCATAAACACAATCCTGTACAACTGTAAATACGGGCTATGTTTGGTACATGGGTTTAGGAGAGGATAAGGACAACAGTCCGTGGTTTGACTCGTTTTTAGTACAAATGCTGATACCACCAGGCTTGGTACTGCGCACTGTTCAATTTGGaaaaatgcggtaaataaatccAACTTTCACGAGGTATTAGCAATCCGTATCTGTACAGTAGAAGAGCCAATGAACCATGTTTCCCATTATACCCTTGGCCCTACTTCATCGACAATGTATAATTTCACCACCCCCTCTTTATCTTTCATTTATGCTTGGCGCAGTTCGGTGTTTTGGTTTTTGCGAAAATGTTGTTTCGAATTAAAAGTCCAAAATGGAAGCAAATTTGTGACAAATCTACTTGAAGGTTATTGCACAGATCTGTCAAACTCTGTTGAAGGCAGCAGCAACTCCATTATTCTCTACATTGTCTGAAGATTGGAGATCATTGAAGAGCTCCACGGCAACCTACCGTGGATCTTGAAGGTACCTGACTAATCAAGCCATCGCCTGCACGTTGTGTTAAGACCAAAATCATTAACATTACTTATTAATGAGCAGTTATTGAAGAAATGCACAGATATGAAATCAAAAAAATCGAGTTACCCATCGTTTGTCGCAGATTTGGCTGAAGCAAACACCGGATATTTGAGTTGGAGAAATTGAgatctagtttttttttttttgagagtgaAATTGAGATCTAGTTATTCCACGTGGTCTTGGATGTGCACAGTGATAGGGGCAATTTTGAAATAAGCTGGTTACTCCCACTTTTAATCCTATACACAAAAAAACGAACCaaacaaattaatatatattaaattattttataattattttgaaaaaatatactTCTCCCACAATTTATCTTTATACTAATAATCTCATCACACGTATCACATGaagtacaaattttaaataatactatttATTTTCAAGTATGAATGTACATTTTAATTGTCAAAATGGCTTGCTATTTGCTGATATAGTTAGGTCGTACTAATTTAAAATTAAGTAATATTAGATTAAAATCATATACTTTTTGCTCATAATCACCAACAATTGCACACTTGCATGTATGGATTTACATTGTCAATTGCCAATTAGATTTCTATTCGGGTCATCTTACATTATATTACACAATTGGATAACAATTAGGTTGTATTGGACATTATCAGACAATGATTAAGTAATTTGTATGTCAACTATAATTGAGTAATGTTCGACAATAATTTCAGATTATTTGACAACATGGGACATTATACTATGCAATATGTAGGCATTATTATACAGTATTTAGATACCTTGAATCAAGATAAAAATTGGGTAATTTTACATGATATAATGCATACACAATTTGACAATTTGGCCCCTGAaatcttcactatttgcaaatcagtcatCGGtcaatctttttaattcaatttcaatcctaactaatttaagaatattagaatttaaatctaaactccaaaaattctcaaattaaatattctcgcattaaaattaaataatcttgggccttacagttctcctcgtgagtcttcaactgtctagaggcataggcaatcacatgacctctctgtgataacacacatcccaaaccctagAGAGAAGCGTCGGTGTGGACCACATAACCAACTGATCTAGACGGTAGAGCCTACACTGGAGTAGTAGTCAGATGACGATGCAACTCGTGAAAACTATCCTCTCACTCCGACATCCAAACGAAAGGCACATCTTTCTTCATCAACTGCGTCAAAGGCTTAGCAATCTGAGAAAAGTTCTCCACGAATCTATGGTAGTATCCTTCCATCTCAAGAAAATTGCGAATCTCCGAGACTATCGTCGGACGTGACTAGTTCACAATGGCTTccgtcttactaggatcaacagagaCACCGTCTCGTGAAATCACATGaataagaaaaacaactcggtcaatccagaagtcacacttgctcaacttagcatacaactgtctcTCTCATTATATGCAATACAATATGGATATGGAAAGAGTGCTTGTCCATACAGAGAGAATATACCAGGATAGCATCGATGAAAACTACCACGAACTTGTCCAAAAATTCGCGaaaaaccctgttcatcaaatccataaagatagctggagcattcgtcaatccaaacggaatcaccaagaactcatagtgaccATATCGTGTGCGAAATGTTGTCTTAGAGATATCCTCCTCTCTAACCCACAACTTGTGATATCCAGACCGCATatcaatcttcgagtaaacaaaagtaccctgcaactgatcaaacagatcatctatccgcggaagaagatacttattcttcacagtcACCTAGTTAAGCTGTCGATAGTCTATACAAAGACGCATCGACCCatatttcttcttgacaaataagacTGGGGCTTCCCATGGCAAAACACTCGGTCGAATGTAGCCTTTATCAAGAAAATCCTGCCGCTGCTTctgcaactctctcatctctcaGGTGTTAATTGATACGTAGCTCTGGAAATCGATGTTGTCCCTGGAaataactcaatgccaaactcgatctccctcaTTGGTGGTTGCTACAACtttaattgtaattcacccaagtgtaggttgtctgcaagtaatatactcgtgagtacgagatcgatccacggagaagatgttgtaagtttaattttagcaataatatattatagatgaaaatattattataaaacttcaaatacaaaaattataaaattgtcaaggcttcaaaggttcattgttggtttatttaagattgcttaacaaaaataaataaaagaaactaaaataaaaataaacataagagaataattaaatatttatacaaatatatcatataatatagttcccactatattaatatcagattaaccgatatttaatacatggtacccataatatatatatgcataaatataaattgacataaaattaaatgttagatcaaatcacaatatttcatttagaacaaccggcagagccacgctattgtctaaataaaatatatgactttttatgttagatgcggaaaagtaaatgttagatacGAGAAAGTAAATGGTAGTTGCGAAAaggtaaatgttagttgcggtaagtaaaagttagttgcgaaaagtaaaagttagttgcGGAGAGTAaaagttagttcaaatcacaatatattatttagaacaaccgacagagtcacgctatcgtctaaataatatatatgactttattataaatagatacatatatttatagtatataattattgtagtatttattgtatcatatttgacaacaaatcaaggtaaccacattcaaggtaccaagcatttgatgtaaataggtaacaacaaatcatccaaaattatacctacaaataaagatcaattagtaaaaataaaaatagaaaaggaaagaatatacaaaatataaacaatcttacttgaccaacaatgaaaccttttcatcttgacataaaaagatttagcttttcatgaacatgaaactcaagaataaagataaaagaaatttcatacttgaacttgagaaacttgcacactcaaacttttattctcacacacacacaatatttattttacaaataaggaattctctacactcttgcacactacaaagcttatacaacacatctatttataggctaaATGAGAGAAAgagtccaagactcattaaatattgaatagtaaagttggtgggtggtTGTTTTCTTGAATATCAATACCTTGACCCAATGTTAATTAGCATTTTTGATGCcatagaccaccgattcagcctctccattcaacatagaacacgtaggatattttgtgtagatgtgtttggacatataattcacctcttttgggtaaaaggtgaaatagttatgatatttttactacaagctggtcatagtaaaagtaaatctgtctcctttttgatgtttgattattttgatcatcttaatgaggtttttggaatttcttgtcttctacaaagttgaagatgcctcttttgtgattctacaggatttgagattactccaatatgacctttgtagcttgagtaattttatttttacgaAACCTGCGCAAaacgtaaaatacaacatttttagtaaaacaagtaaatataaacacacaacactaaaataatacaacttcataattttaatgaaactttaattttaaaacacaacttttaacatataaataattacaaattttaagtttcatcgcacccccaaaccggctaattactagtcccttagtaataaaatatcataaaatcacaagttagatttttattccttaatatatatattcaaatatgcaaactttgaaattttaaaaacacacttgtgaggagatcatatgtttatttataaatctcattatcaaccaatatattaatatgtaattggatgggctatacatatatatttcacacaatatcaaaatattaaatatatataatttttttttacataaatattttctaaaaactgagaataatataattaaaaggataatagaaatcattttcataacatgtatatcatcaggaatattaatgtaaaagtctcaactccatattctctcgggttaaagtatttcatatatagctgtttttcactcatggagttggaagaaaattatacactttttgaaaatggctagtaaagcagacaatcaaataacctaatattgaaaataagataggatgatttacaaagaataaacccatttttttttttgtttttttttttgtttttttttgtttttttttttgcttggctgcaaaattgtttttacataatcaaatacctccaataaactttgaaaatgtaacattttttttttcaaagtttatttatttattttttattttttatgaggtaaatctattatattaataattatagtagagatattaatactctacatctttacaatcaaacttcaaacaactttgcagccaattttctttcttttttttttttttcaaaatgggtttaatctagtaatcaaccatttcttaataatcaataaaagcttataagttgttttctcaattctcacccctcactcacaaaatttatgtgagtaaatattgcacttttacaaattaattccctcaattatacatgttattattcattcaatcaatatcactttaattatatactcataaaagttttagaaaatatgttatttgaaaacacacaattatatattatttataacttatatcccatcaattatatattttctattaaattgataaaaagaagaataaataaacatctatacaaaaagacttcattttcttagtagtttgcaatttaaatatatacggaatattaaaatctaatctattgtgataagatgataaataaaaactaatgcgtgtcaggagtttttgattccttactctgccattgaaaaaaaaaaataaatattattatagaaataaattttttttaaatttaaatttttttttttttaaggataaaccctcccccaaacctgaatatgacatttttttaattttttttattaaaaaaaagagtacatgatgaaagagatatcacctggaatttattgaagatgaggaacaaacacaaaccatttcgtgacatgttgaatcaatgatgaCTTCAAcgtcttcttatgagttgaggGTTGGCTtcccatccaattttcttataaattggcaaatagggtcttttttagtcagattcccaagaccattaccatgacggtgcgcttggaatagtttccataaacggagaagttgaccttgtacatctccactagaatgtgtctcaagagtcaatgagatatcatccaatgactctttactcagcccattcttaatgaaatcaattttatcttctctatttgtggaaacacatcccaaagatctgcatcgtttgttacaagtccatctggcacatttatgacaaacatctaacccTTTTGCCCtccttttcttcgcataggtgTTTTTTCCTAGTCCGGACATATTTCGAAcatgtaagaattttggaacttcgcCACCTAttcgaaccttggcttcaattataagacgaatatcctccggaattcctttttgcataagcattctcaatctttcacgtctgcattcataaatcattcttCGAACCTTTTTAGAAACCGAAGAACAAATATATTTTCCATGTTCTTTGATAGCTTCttccattttgaaaataaagaattttttttttttggatcagTTATTGTGGGAAACCAATTTAACCGATTGTAAGAaccacggagtaccgttatccgccacttaaccgggaagtgacctaatttctgcaaaaataaaatgaaaatattaataacaattaagttggatcatataaaggcataaattcatcatcaagaattttattttctaaaattggtttaagtctttgcccattaactttaaatacattattatttttaggattttcaatatcaacagcaccatgaggataaatatttttaacaataaatggtccacACCATTGTGATCTAAGTTTttctggaaacaaatgcaagcgagaattataaagtaaaactttttgcctgttttcaaaagattttctcatactatttttatcataaaggcttttgttttatatttataaatttttgcatttttagctgttttctttgacaaCAATTGATCTCCACAAACCTCATAATGAagaaatttaatgacactacttgcctcattgtcgggtatgcatcgtcgaaaaatttgatcctCCTATTGGACAGTTCTTCCCCTGATGGGATGGTCACTGTGAATCCACCAATCAGATCCTCGCACTCAAAGCTCCGCTTGCGAGTAAAAGCCTCCGATATGAAAgaatgggtagcccctgagtctaacAAGGCTCTAGTGGCCACACCGGCTACTAAAATTCTACTTGCATTAAAGGTGATTACAACCACGAAAAGATTGAAAACAAATAAGGCAAGTCCTTCTTAGGTTCATTCTAAGCCAACAAATCCCATAAACAAAATTATTCATCTCTACACGACCAATTAACCCAAAGCATGCAACCTAAAACAAATTCTCATTCCCAAAAGAAAAGCTCAAAACGAACAGTGAAACTAGGAATCGGTTAAATCACACTTAAttaaatgctctaaatattacCTGTGACGAGCGTGGTATCCGGATCGGCCTCCTCGGCATGCATCACAAACACTCTCCCCTGAGTCGGCATCTCACGCCATGCCCCGGCTTCTTGCATCGATAACAAACTCCAGCGCCTGCCAAACACTTCCCATAATGGGCACGTTTGCACTTCGGGCAAAATGGCTTCTCCCCAGTCTTGGGAGGAGCGGGTCTCGGTGCTGGCTGACCCTGGGGTCGCTGAACATGATGTCTCTAGGGCCTGAAGTGTCCCTGCTGACGCTGCGGCCCAGTGAATGGCCTCTTCTTATGCTGCTGCTGCGGGCCATGAGATGGGAGCGGCCTCTTACTCTGCGCCTCAGCACTGATGTCCCTCAATGTCTGCTTAGACCTCAAAGCTCGTCTGAGCGCTGAAGCATAGTCAGCTGGCTCCGCCATGAGTACATCTCGTCGGATAGTGGGTCGTAGCCCCACAATGAAGTGCTGGAGCTTCTCCGCCTCGTCGTCtccaatcagaggcacaaagtggCAACCACGCTCAAATTTCACCACAAACTCAGCCACCGATAAgtctccctgtcgcagactcaaaaactccgtcttcaaacgggctctcacatcagcagtgaaatacttctcaaagaagATTCTCCTAAACTCAGCCCAAGGCAGGGTAGATGTGTCTACTGTCTTCTCCactccctcccaccagagggcaGCATCGTCCTGGAGATGAAAGACAGCACATCGGACTCGATCCGGATCTCCCAACTGCATATAGCGGAAGATCACCTCAAGAGATCGGATCCATCCCTCCGCTACCAGTGGATCAGTGATTCCAGCAAAGTCTTTCGGATTCATCTTCCTGAACTGCTCATAAACAGTCCCCAGTCCAGGCCTCGGAGCGTCCACATGTCGCTCTAAGATACGGGCTAAGCCCGCTAGCACCTGCGTCCCAACATCTGCAGCTGGTGGAGGTGGCGGAGGAGGAGGTGGCGGTGGATGTGGGGGACGTCCACGACGAGCGGCCATCTGTACGCAAGTTCAAATTCCCACAATCAAGtttcatgccttagaaaaaaaaaatttctttaaacttttacaagctcaaaaattaaaaaggataagcGGAAATGAagttaaacaaataaaaatcattgcacttaaatcttacagactttgaggcgagacccCTTTGCGTTTCGGCAACCGATAGTAGGCACAGACCCAACAAAGACcgaggctctgataccaactgagacGACTAGCTACTAATACTCaaataaatagaaaataataatacgcggattttctaaataattaaaatttttctaaaaatttcggcatgacccatATGATTTTAGAACAAACCAACAACATAGACAgtagttaaaaatattttaaataacgACTCCCAACGTTCAACAAGTATCAAAACTAGTAACATGACAGTAAGGTGCCACACCGGGCAACCAAACGAAAGTAAAGCGAACCAAATGTTCCTAAGCAGGGAAACACATCTTGCTAACAAGTAAACGAGAAAGTACGAAATGTAAATTTATTACAGACTCTAGGACTGAAAGGACATAGCGGAAAAATAAATGGAGCCACTGTCACGGGCCTGCACCTCCGGGAACCTCGCCCaggggatcctgcccctcagtcCACAGATATTCGTCCTCACCTGAAAGTAGTAAGAAGTggggtgagtctaaaagacccaGCAAGATCATGGGgtggaggggggggggggataacgagtactaaatAACTACAAGCACACACAGAATTCAAAATAGTGCGTAATAAAATAACCGTTAGTGCCCCTAAACTTAAAAGTAATGAACATGTAAAAGATGCAAGTACAGGAATATGACAAGTGCAAGGCTAAGTCAAATAACTCAATAAGTTGCATAACATGGTTCTGAACATAAACATATAAATagagaacttagatccttgagttGTGACCCtgtggtttcgatcatgatcatggctacagtgcactatgccgcaaggaagtcaggatgtcTCCTAAAGTCGGCTTGCCCTGTGATTGGTAAGGGAGGTcaagatttctctcaaccccacGCTTACCCgtctatatttggtaaggtaggccaagacgtctctcaaccccacacatacacgtccaTTAGTAAGGTAGGTtagaacgtctcccaaccccacacatacatgtcatttctatagtcacaatcagtTCACCTTGTtcgaaaattaattttctttctttattggATAAAGGACTTAGCAAGCATATGTGAAAGTAATGAACTAAAAGAAAATCTGTTTACTCAATGTACATGCAAGAGACTCGATGGTGAATGACTggaatggtgatttaggaaaGTACTAGGGGTGGGATTCTAAACCATGAATAACACACTTAGGTAAAAGGAGCGATACTCCCTAAAATCTTATAACTCACTCAATACTTGCCCGAAGGTAATTTCGCTTGAAACGACATAATTCTAACTTCTCGAGTTACTTCCAGCCCCGAAACCAAACCCAAATTCTGATCCCAACACTAGTTATAATGTTCAAACCCGAACAACAAGCCCTTTTTGCCTAGAATTCTGCTCTTCCTAAGACTTAAGGCCTAAAGCTTAGAGAAAACTCAACCAATCCAAATGGTCCCTTAGTCCTAATACCGCTTCCCTACCACAGTCCTACCATCAACCATCATCTAAACTCACCCAACAATCCCATTAACAGACGCCAATTTCCCTTGCTAAAACTCAATCCCGGACAGCCACAAAACAGCTCCTAGTGCTGCCATAATTCGAACAGCCCCTAACACAAACTCAAAACGCAACCGACTCATTCTATTGCTACCAAATGAACTACATATCAACCGTGGTAGCTCCTAGATCACCAATCCAATCCGTCATCCACAAACACAGAAACTTTTGAAATATGCTAGCCAAAATTCAGAAAAAATCGAAATGGTGCTAACATGATTACCAATGCATTTCAAAGCTTTGAG
It encodes:
- the LOC140887715 gene encoding transcription factor bHLH143-like; this encodes MERDSGSWFDHRHAHLLSSNLNLSGFPYDIGWLNAGSVSKSARFIEDFHQTLAPVLNSASKEKLITGTVDFKQKESPILDPAPTEKRFLVFDQSGGKTTLIYSSGLRPSVQCGTCSMPKPHITYNDNNIMKGDPRIRLHPLRSIINEEHEHNNSRDDMVDESDMREDSEELDALLYSDSDSDFSEEDEETSTGHSPSTMTDNGTQDFVEETGEEVDNFAGPNKRQKLLDEFYGATLQKKTRSSVKTNGFSGLEVDAESTCRNGNWPCKEVLTSLSGTKRKERIQETLSVMQNIFPSLNGKGAIDAIDEAIHYLRSLKMKAKALGLDSI